Proteins encoded in a region of the Diospyros lotus cultivar Yz01 chromosome 9, ASM1463336v1, whole genome shotgun sequence genome:
- the LOC127809653 gene encoding probable nucleoredoxin 1 isoform X4 has translation MASTTDSEAHNLESLLSSEERDFLVRNNGDQVTISNLVGKTVGLYFSGSWCGPCRGFTPKLVEVYEELSSKGDFEVVFISSDRANEAFDQYFAKMPWLSIPFSDSGSIKRLKDLFKVRGIPCLVIIDSNGKVSTDKGVSIIRDFGSEAYPFTPERINDLREEEEAAKKQQTLRSILISSSRDFVISNTGTEIPVSELEGKVIGLYFVVDDHRRCTEFTTKLVEVYRKIKDKGENFEVVLVWLDDEEEESFKQSFDAMPWLALPFKDKSCEKLARYFELRALPTLTIIGPDGKTLHPNVAELVEEHGVEAYPFSPEKVAELAEIEKARLEAQTLESILVSGDTDFVIEKSGSKVPVSELVGKNILLYFSAEWCPPCRAFLPKFIEIYHEIKAKDGGFEVIFISSDRNQPAFDEFFSGMPWLALPFGDDRKAFLQRRFKIGGIPAVVAIGPSGRTLTTQAKQLLQVHGADAYPFTEDHLKKQEQKQEQKLEEMSKGWPEKVKTELHPEHELTLTRRSAFICNGCREIGHAWSFLCKQCDFDLHPKCALKQDEATKNGPKEGWSCEGDVCKKS, from the exons ATTCACCCCTAAACTGGTGGAAGTCTACGAAGAGCTCTCATCCAAAGGTGACTTTGAAGTTGTGTTCATCTCCTCTGATAGAGCTAATGAAGCATTTGATCAGTACTTCGCCAAGATGCCATGGTTGTCCATTCCATTTTCTGATTCCGGGTCAATAAAGCGCCTCAAGGATTTGTTCAAAGTTAGGGGAATTCCTTGTCTTGTGATCATCGATAGCAATGGCAAGGTTTCAACTGATAAAGGGGTTAGTATCATCAGGGATTTTGGCTCAGAGGCCTATCCATTTACACCTGAAAGGATCAATGAtttgagagaggaagaagaagctgccAAGAAGCAACAAACTTTGAGGTCCATCTTGATTTCAAGTTCTCGTGATTTTGTGATATCAAACACTGGAACTGAG ATCCCAGTTTCAGAGCTCGAAGGGAAGGTGATTGGCCTGTATTTCGTGGTGGACGATCATAGACGATGCACTGAATTTACCACAAAACTTGTGGAGGTCTACAGAAAAATCAAGGATAAGGGGGAGAATTTTGAAGTTGTATTAGTATGGttggatgatgaagaagaagaatctttCAAACAAAGTTTTGATGCTATGCCATGGCTGGCTTTGCCTTTCAAGGACAAAAGCTGTGAAAAACTGGCTCGATACTTTGAGCTTAGAGCCCTTCCCACACTGACCATAATCGGTCCAGATGGGAAGACTCTACATCCAAATGTGGCAGAACTTGTTGAAGAACATGGGGTTGAAGCCTACCCTTTTTCACCGGAGAAGGTGGCTGAGCTTGCCGAGATTGAGAAGGCGAGACTTGAAGCGCAGACTCTGGAATCCATCTTGGTTTCAGGTGACACAGATTTTGTGATTGAAAAAAGTGGTTCCAAG GTCCCGGTGTCTGAACTTGTTGGGAAGAACATTCTCCTCTATTTCTCTGCCGAGTGGTGTCCGCCCTGCCGTGCCTTTCTCCCCAAGTTCATCGAAATCTACCATGAGATCAAAGCGAAAGACGGTGGATTTGAAGTAATTTTCATCTCAAGCGATCGCAACCAACCTGCTTTTGATGAATTCTTCTCAGGCATGCCGTGGCTGGCTCTCCCCTTTGGCGATGACAGGAAGGCATTCCTCCAGCGCAGGTTCAAGATCGGGGGAATCCCGGCTGTGGTAGCCATCGGCCCCAGTGGCCGAACACTCACCACACAGGCCAAGCAGCTCCTACAAGTCCATGGTGCCGATGCATATCCCTTCACGGAAGACCACTTAAAGAAGCAGGAGCAGAAGCAGGAGCAGAAGCTGGAGGAAATGTCAAAGGGGTGGCCTGAGAAGGTGAAAACGGAACTGCATCCGGAACACGAGCTCACTCTGACTCGCCGCTCGGCTTTCATCTGCAATGGGTGCAGGGAGATAGGGCATGCCTGGTCCTTTCTCTGCAAGCAGTGTGACTTTGATCTGCACCCAAAGTGTGCTCTAAAGCAGGATGAAGCAACAAAGAATGGCCCAAAAGAGGGGTGGAGCTGTGAAGGAGATGTCTGCAAGAAGAGCTGA